A region of Allocoleopsis franciscana PCC 7113 DNA encodes the following proteins:
- a CDS encoding Uma2 family endonuclease, translating into MMSVTLQLPPVLKLTDEQFEQLAAANQDLQLELTAKGELIIMPPTGGDTGNRNFEVYIDLGIWNRQTRLGKAFDSSTGFRLPKGGTRSPDASWVRIERWNALSEEQRKKFLPLCPDFAVEVVSETDDVEETRSKMQEYINNGLRLGWLINPRTRQVEIYRPNQVVEVLQSPATLSGEDVLPGFVLDLQPIFA; encoded by the coding sequence ATGATGAGCGTAACTTTACAATTACCCCCGGTTCTCAAACTGACTGATGAGCAGTTTGAACAACTTGCTGCTGCTAACCAAGACTTGCAGCTAGAACTCACGGCTAAGGGAGAATTAATTATTATGCCCCCCACGGGGGGAGACACGGGAAATCGGAATTTTGAGGTTTACATTGACTTGGGAATTTGGAACCGTCAAACTCGTTTGGGAAAAGCCTTTGATTCTTCTACAGGGTTTCGATTGCCTAAAGGTGGTACTCGTTCGCCCGATGCGTCTTGGGTGAGGATAGAACGATGGAATGCTCTTAGTGAGGAGCAACGCAAGAAATTTTTGCCTTTATGTCCTGATTTTGCCGTAGAAGTGGTTTCGGAAACGGACGATGTGGAAGAAACGCGCTCAAAAATGCAGGAGTACATTAATAATGGGCTGCGATTGGGGTGGTTGATTAATCCTAGAACTCGGCAAGTGGAAATTTATCGACCGAATCAAGTGGTTGAAGTTTTACAGTCTCCTGCGACGTTATCGGGTGAGGATGTTTTACCTGGATTTGTATTAGATTTGCAACCTATTTTTGCATAG
- a CDS encoding ISL3 family transposase: MATKKRIKLLTELLNIKGIKVISHRQHEGIGIIVQVELIGKESNCPRCGAKSRRLHQNHRHIVKDLPWGEMPVFLEINRRQFKCEKCEKPFSEQLEFVSSRRTYTKRLANQIIQDVLENDIHSVAKKGVVTTAEIERMLKDASKDLLKIKPIDLKRLGIDEIALIKGKGNYCAVLVDLIKTAKCREEKAEHSPVLEGLKKSKYVLLKNESDLSEQQKVKLIQVKNVSLTLKRMHELKEQIRQIFTQTQHWLAGLFHLGGWLKQAKSYFPDSQKTIIRWLDEIIAYFDNRTTSGVVEGINNKLKLIKRSAYGFRNFDNYRIRCLLNWHFIC; this comes from the coding sequence ATGGCCACAAAAAAGAGAATAAAGCTGCTGACAGAACTCTTGAATATAAAAGGAATAAAAGTAATTTCACATCGTCAACATGAAGGGATTGGAATAATTGTACAGGTGGAATTAATTGGCAAAGAAAGTAATTGCCCTCGTTGTGGAGCAAAAAGTCGTAGATTACACCAAAATCATCGACACATAGTAAAAGATTTACCTTGGGGAGAAATGCCAGTGTTTTTAGAAATAAACAGACGACAATTTAAGTGTGAAAAGTGTGAGAAACCGTTTAGTGAACAGTTAGAATTTGTCAGTTCAAGAAGAACGTACACAAAACGGTTGGCTAATCAAATAATTCAAGACGTTTTAGAAAACGATATCCACAGCGTAGCGAAAAAAGGAGTGGTAACAACGGCGGAAATAGAAAGGATGTTAAAAGACGCATCAAAAGACCTGTTAAAAATCAAACCTATAGACTTAAAAAGATTAGGAATTGATGAAATAGCACTGATTAAAGGGAAGGGGAATTATTGTGCAGTATTAGTAGATTTAATAAAAACCGCAAAATGCCGGGAAGAAAAAGCAGAACATTCGCCAGTATTAGAGGGATTAAAGAAAAGTAAATATGTCTTGCTCAAGAACGAATCCGACCTAAGTGAACAGCAAAAAGTTAAACTGATTCAAGTCAAGAATGTATCTCTTACTCTCAAGAGAATGCATGAATTAAAAGAGCAAATTCGCCAAATTTTCACTCAGACCCAGCATTGGTTAGCCGGATTATTTCACTTGGGAGGATGGCTGAAGCAAGCGAAAAGCTATTTTCCTGATAGCCAGAAGACTATCATCCGTTGGTTGGATGAGATCATTGCTTACTTTGATAACAGAACGACTAGCGGTGTTGTGGAGGGGATTAACAACAAACTTAAGTTGATTAAGCGCTCGGCTTATGGGTTTCGGAACTTTGACAATTATCGAATTAGATGTTTGCTTAACTGGCATTTCATTTGTTAG
- a CDS encoding MerR family transcriptional regulator: protein MREPFFTSKQAAEMTGCTLRQLQYWREKGVVVPTVSATGTGRSIYYSRSDLVELAVVEYWLSVGLSFEVARETLKALKEKEPEFFNPERPRRLMLWWNGKTRSLELVEFDWEEAIASFKSRSACNSGMVGCNSSTVVKQVGGVSIALQKNILRKSKHYLWAN, encoded by the coding sequence ATGCGAGAACCATTTTTTACGAGTAAGCAAGCGGCTGAAATGACGGGCTGTACCCTGCGCCAGTTGCAGTATTGGCGGGAGAAGGGGGTAGTTGTACCTACGGTGAGTGCAACGGGGACGGGGCGAAGTATTTATTACTCTCGCTCTGATTTGGTTGAGTTGGCGGTGGTGGAATATTGGTTATCTGTCGGGCTGAGTTTTGAGGTGGCTCGTGAAACTCTCAAGGCGCTAAAAGAGAAAGAGCCGGAGTTTTTTAACCCAGAGAGGCCAAGGCGCTTGATGTTGTGGTGGAATGGGAAGACGCGATCGCTTGAACTTGTGGAGTTCGATTGGGAAGAGGCGATCGCATCTTTTAAAAGCAGGTCAGCCTGTAATTCCGGTATGGTTGGATGCAATTCATCAACGGTTGTCAAGCAAGTTGGCGGGGTAAGTATCGCCTTACAGAAGAACATTTTGAGGAAAAGTAAGCATTATCTATGGGCAAACTGA
- a CDS encoding cysteine desulfurase-like protein yields MNPTINYQPSFPIEFVRQQFPSLAGDWTFFDNAGGSQTLKQVVDRISEYLLTSDVQLGASYGISQLAGDRVAKSAQAMATLINAKSPSEVVMGSSTTLMLRILSLCISKTWNAGDEVIVTNCDHEANIGPWVDLERQGIKIKIWRINPESLQLELEDLESLLSDKTRLVAFTHASNILGTINPIKEITQLVHSYGAKVCIDGVAYAPHRLIDVQDWDVDFYVFSFYKVYGSHYALLYGKQEHLLAIPGINHYFIGQTTIPYKFQPGNVNFELSYGMLGLCDYLSELAQHAYGEQAAPSLRSQIEQAFEAISLHEEEIGDRFLKYLTSKPNIRIIGQPQANRASRVPTISFVVKETHSETIPLHVDNYNIGIRFGDFYAKRLIESLGLDKQGGVVRVSMVHYNTTEEVDRLIQALDPVL; encoded by the coding sequence ATCGAATTTGTTCGCCAACAATTTCCCTCTCTGGCTGGTGACTGGACTTTTTTTGATAATGCTGGAGGTTCACAAACCCTTAAGCAAGTGGTGGATCGGATTAGCGAATATCTCCTAACATCCGATGTGCAATTGGGAGCCTCTTATGGTATTTCGCAACTCGCAGGCGATCGCGTCGCGAAATCCGCTCAAGCCATGGCAACTTTAATTAATGCCAAGTCACCCTCAGAAGTGGTCATGGGTTCATCCACCACGTTGATGCTGCGGATTCTTTCGTTATGTATTAGCAAGACTTGGAATGCGGGTGATGAAGTTATCGTAACCAACTGTGACCATGAAGCGAATATAGGCCCTTGGGTTGATTTAGAAAGACAGGGAATTAAGATTAAAATTTGGCGGATTAACCCGGAAAGTTTACAGTTAGAATTAGAAGATTTAGAGTCATTGCTGAGCGACAAAACTCGCCTGGTTGCCTTCACTCATGCCTCTAATATACTAGGAACAATTAATCCAATTAAAGAGATTACTCAACTCGTCCACAGTTATGGTGCCAAGGTATGTATTGATGGTGTGGCGTATGCGCCTCACCGGTTAATCGATGTCCAGGATTGGGATGTAGATTTCTACGTGTTTAGCTTCTACAAAGTTTATGGCTCTCATTATGCATTACTCTATGGGAAACAAGAGCATTTATTAGCCATACCTGGAATCAACCATTACTTTATTGGGCAAACTACTATTCCCTATAAATTCCAGCCAGGAAATGTTAATTTTGAACTGAGTTATGGGATGCTGGGTTTGTGCGATTATTTAAGTGAACTGGCACAACATGCCTACGGTGAACAAGCGGCACCTAGCTTAAGAAGCCAGATAGAGCAAGCGTTTGAGGCGATAAGCCTTCACGAGGAAGAAATTGGCGATCGCTTCCTAAAGTACCTCACCAGTAAACCCAATATTCGCATCATTGGTCAACCCCAAGCTAATCGCGCTTCACGAGTTCCAACCATCTCGTTTGTGGTAAAGGAAACCCATAGCGAGACAATTCCGTTACACGTTGACAACTACAATATCGGCATTCGCTTTGGAGACTTCTACGCGAAGCGATTGATTGAATCCTTAGGGTTAGACAAGCAGGGAGGAGTGGTACGAGTGAGTATGGTGCATTACAACACGACAGAGGAAGTTGACCGATTAATTCAGGCTCTCGATCCAGTATTGTGA
- a CDS encoding restriction endonuclease subunit S, with the protein MREILIKSENFENSSLDRKPEDWEVSKIEELAFISSGSTPNRSIAAYWQDGTIPWVKTGEINYTVIKSAEEKITQKALNETSVTVYPVGTVLVAMYGQGLTRGKVGILGIEATTNQACAAIIPKNENLIPSYLWFFRM; encoded by the coding sequence ATGCGTGAAATTTTAATTAAATCTGAGAACTTTGAGAATTCATCTCTGGATAGAAAGCCAGAAGATTGGGAAGTCAGCAAAATTGAGGAGTTGGCATTTATCAGTTCAGGCTCAACACCAAATAGAAGTATTGCTGCGTATTGGCAGGATGGGACAATACCTTGGGTTAAAACGGGTGAAATAAATTATACGGTTATTAAAAGTGCTGAAGAAAAAATAACTCAAAAAGCACTTAATGAAACATCTGTCACAGTTTACCCAGTTGGTACGGTTCTTGTAGCTATGTATGGGCAAGGACTCACAAGGGGTAAAGTTGGAATATTGGGAATTGAAGCGACCACGAACCAAGCCTGTGCTGCAATTATTCCCAAAAATGAAAATCTAATACCAAGTTATTTATGGTTCTTCAGGATGTAG
- a CDS encoding SDR family oxidoreductase, with protein sequence MTKLIVITGVSRGLGQAMTEQFIQLGHTVVGCARSQAAVEQLNEKFGSPHKFTALDVADEAQVMNWAKQMLSDYEPPDLLINNAAMINHLAPLWEIPSEDFSRLIDVNIKGVAHVIRHWVPAMIEKGTGIIVNFSSGWGRSTSPQVASYCASKWAIEGLTRSLAQELPNGMAAIPLNPGIIHTKMLEVCYGEDAANYTSIQNWVDHAVPFLLQLSPSDNGKPLTVPD encoded by the coding sequence ATGACAAAACTAATCGTGATTACAGGTGTTAGTCGGGGACTCGGTCAAGCTATGACTGAGCAATTTATTCAGTTAGGGCATACGGTTGTGGGTTGTGCTCGTTCACAGGCAGCGGTGGAACAACTGAACGAGAAGTTTGGTTCGCCCCACAAGTTTACAGCACTGGATGTTGCGGATGAAGCGCAGGTGATGAATTGGGCAAAGCAAATGCTCAGTGACTATGAACCTCCGGATTTACTGATTAACAATGCTGCCATGATCAACCATTTAGCACCCCTTTGGGAAATCCCCAGTGAAGATTTTTCTCGCTTAATTGATGTCAATATCAAGGGCGTCGCCCATGTCATTCGCCACTGGGTTCCAGCCATGATCGAAAAAGGAACTGGTATTATTGTTAACTTTAGTTCAGGCTGGGGTCGTTCTACCTCTCCCCAAGTTGCATCCTATTGCGCTTCTAAATGGGCGATTGAAGGATTGACGCGATCGCTCGCTCAAGAACTACCCAATGGGATGGCAGCAATTCCCCTCAATCCTGGCATTATTCATACCAAGATGCTGGAAGTTTGCTATGGAGAAGATGCCGCCAATTACACCTCAATCCAAAATTGGGTCGATCATGCCGTTCCTTTTTTACTCCAGTTGAGTCCTTCTGATAACGGAAAACCCCTCACGGTTCCTGATTAA
- a CDS encoding PHP domain-containing protein, with product MIELHCHTTCSDGTLTPTQLVQAAVQAGVFALAITDHDTLSGWNEALAAAKPYNLEIVPGVELSTVHRDRSLHILGFYPNADQLKAPLAERIEGRKRRAHEMVAKLAELGYPISLPQLGEGVAPSRPHLAKALVEAGYFPSMEKAFDRLLGDNQPAYVQYEKFSISEGIALLRDCGAVPVWAHPYLFRGGAVEDVLKELVEVGLMGIEVYHPSHTSKQTKNLEALCVEYGLLMTGGSDYHGPSPDGKAQSISLNMMQLPLGLLDPIKHAAHRLK from the coding sequence ATGATTGAATTACACTGTCACACCACCTGCTCTGACGGCACCCTGACTCCAACCCAACTCGTCCAAGCGGCGGTTCAAGCTGGAGTCTTTGCCCTAGCGATTACCGACCACGATACGCTTTCTGGCTGGAATGAAGCGCTCGCTGCTGCCAAACCCTACAACTTGGAAATTGTCCCCGGTGTAGAATTGAGTACCGTACACCGCGATCGCTCTCTGCATATCCTAGGCTTTTACCCCAATGCAGATCAGCTCAAAGCCCCATTAGCGGAACGCATCGAAGGACGTAAACGCCGTGCCCATGAAATGGTCGCTAAACTGGCAGAACTGGGCTATCCCATTTCACTACCCCAACTCGGAGAAGGAGTAGCACCCAGTCGTCCCCATCTAGCCAAAGCGCTGGTGGAGGCGGGATATTTCCCGTCCATGGAGAAAGCTTTTGACCGTTTGCTGGGTGATAACCAACCAGCCTACGTTCAGTACGAGAAATTTTCAATTTCTGAGGGTATTGCTCTGCTACGTGACTGTGGCGCTGTCCCCGTGTGGGCACATCCCTACTTATTCCGAGGTGGTGCTGTAGAGGACGTGCTCAAGGAACTGGTTGAGGTGGGTTTAATGGGAATCGAGGTTTACCATCCCAGCCATACCTCCAAGCAGACGAAAAATCTTGAAGCGTTGTGTGTCGAATATGGCTTATTAATGACAGGTGGTAGCGATTATCATGGGCCTAGTCCTGACGGCAAAGCACAAAGTATCAGCCTAAATATGATGCAATTGCCGTTAGGCTTACTCGACCCCATTAAACACGCCGCTCATCGTTTAAAATAA
- a CDS encoding GerMN domain-containing protein, whose translation MLHNRQSILLGSSLLSALMFLGTFGDGRVESAQFSKLSKFATISTTQSIQSQSITPSSAELTISQSPIGQLYSQANTATLNKVKVFFPRNPKSNNNLNYVEPVIRTTRNQNLARFAVEQLIAGPTRAERQKGWVPAIQLQGSSNCGSDFKLSMSKGVAKLQFCRIMPSAGIGDDARATSSLTATLKQFTNVKSVIILDKNGNCLGDMSGDNRCLSNQR comes from the coding sequence ATGCTTCACAATCGCCAGTCAATTTTACTAGGTTCTAGTCTTTTATCCGCACTCATGTTCTTGGGTACCTTTGGAGATGGAAGAGTAGAGAGCGCCCAGTTTTCAAAGTTATCAAAATTTGCAACAATATCAACTACACAGTCCATCCAATCCCAATCCATAACACCATCATCTGCCGAGTTAACTATCAGCCAATCACCAATAGGACAACTATATTCACAGGCGAATACGGCGACTCTAAATAAAGTCAAAGTATTTTTTCCCAGGAATCCAAAAAGCAATAATAATCTTAACTATGTTGAGCCAGTGATTCGGACAACTCGCAATCAAAATTTAGCCCGGTTTGCTGTAGAACAATTAATTGCAGGGCCAACTCGTGCTGAAAGGCAAAAAGGTTGGGTACCTGCGATTCAGTTACAAGGTAGCTCTAACTGCGGTTCTGATTTTAAGCTATCGATGTCCAAGGGAGTCGCCAAACTGCAATTTTGTCGAATCATGCCATCGGCAGGCATTGGAGATGATGCCCGTGCCACTAGTTCTTTAACGGCTACACTCAAGCAATTTACTAATGTTAAGTCCGTGATTATTCTAGACAAAAATGGTAATTGTTTGGGGGATATGAGTGGAGATAATAGATGTTTGAGCAATCAACGATAA
- a CDS encoding Uma2 family endonuclease, with protein MVAVSDRQYFTPQEYLDWEEQQSIKYEYIDGEVFAMTGGTIPHNDLAVNLTTALKNHLRGKGCKVSMADAKVGVSERGPFHYPDVMVTCDERDRRAIRVIYYPCLIVEVLSPSTEAKDRGKKFQNYRRISTLKEYVLISAEQKVIECFRLNEKGVWELYTYSEGDEVELKSIDFRCPIELVYEDVMLEVVEEDEE; from the coding sequence ATGGTTGCAGTTTCAGATCGGCAATACTTTACTCCCCAAGAGTATTTAGATTGGGAAGAACAACAATCGATTAAATATGAATATATCGATGGTGAAGTTTTTGCGATGACCGGGGGAACAATTCCCCATAACGATCTTGCAGTTAACCTAACAACGGCGTTAAAAAATCACCTGCGAGGGAAAGGGTGTAAAGTTTCAATGGCAGATGCCAAGGTTGGGGTATCGGAACGCGGACCCTTTCACTATCCCGATGTGATGGTAACGTGTGACGAACGGGATAGACGGGCGATTCGAGTTATCTATTACCCGTGTTTGATTGTTGAGGTTCTTTCTCCTAGTACTGAAGCTAAAGATAGAGGGAAGAAGTTTCAAAATTATCGCCGTATTTCTACGTTGAAGGAATACGTGCTAATAAGTGCTGAGCAGAAGGTTATTGAGTGTTTTCGATTGAATGAGAAGGGGGTTTGGGAACTTTATACCTATTCAGAAGGGGATGAAGTTGAATTAAAGAGCATTGATTTTCGCTGTCCGATTGAGTTGGTTTATGAGGATGTGATGTTAGAAGTCGTTGAGGAAGATGAAGAATAA